From Halorientalis litorea:
GGGTACGAGGGCAGATGCGTCGTGCAAGCGACCACGGCGGCCGAGTCGGGAGTACTCGCCCGCGATATCGTCACTGTCGAGTGGTGGCGCGCCCACCGGGATATCTGAGTTTCTGTATCGCGGTTATTGGTTTATTAGATGCACGGGGTCGGGTGGAGCTACGAGGGCCGCGTTCGGCCGCACAGGCGCACGGAAACTGTTAAGAGCGGATTGGGCCAAGGAAACGCACACTATGGGTTTCGACGAAATGGACGTCGACACGATTTGGCTTGACGGCGAGTTCGTCGACTGGGAGGACGCGCAGGTCCACGTTCTCACCCACGGACTCCACTACGGAACCGGCGTCTTCGAGGGTGCCCGGTGCTACGACACGGAGAACGGCCCCGCCATGTTCCGGTGGGAGGAACACCTCGACCGGCTCTACCAGTCCGGCCAGCCGTACGACATCGAGATTCCCTTCGACCGCGAGGAGTTGACCGACGCAACGGTCGAACTCATCCAGCGACAGGACCTCGACTCCTGTTACATCCGCCCCGTGGCGTTCTACGGCTACAACGAACTCGGGCTGAACCCCTCGAACTGTCCCGTGCAGGTCGCCATCGCCGTCTGGCCGTGGGGGGCCTACCTCGGCGAGGAAGCACTCGAAGAGGGCGTCGACGTGGCCGTCTCCTCGTGGCGCAAGTACAGTTCGAGCCAGATTCCGACCAACGCCAAAACTACCGGCCCGTACGTCAACAGCGTGCTGGCGTCGCTGGAGGCCAAGGACAACGGCTACACCGAGGCCATCCTCCTCAACAAGGAGGGCAACGTCGCCGAAGGGCCGGGCGAGAACATCTTCCTCGTGCGCGACGGCGAGATCTACACGACTGGCCTCGCCGAGTCCATCCTCGACGGTATCACGCGCCAGACGGTCATCACGCTGGCCGAGGACCTCGGGTACACCGTCCACGACGGCGCGACCATCTCACGGGGCGAACTGTACACCGCCGACGAACTGTTCTTCAGCGGCACCGCCGCGGAAGTCACGCCCATCCGCACCGTCGACGACACCGAAATCGGTGCGGGCACGAAGGGGCCGGTCACCGACGAGATTCAGTCGAAGTTCTTCGAGGTCATCGACCGGCGGACCGACGAGTACGAGGACTGGTTCCACTACGTCTGAGTTAGTCGTCGTCCGCCTCCGGGGCACCGGTGCCGTCCTCGGCCGTCGCGTCACCGTCGGTCTGTTCGCCGTCGCCGGTGAGTTCGTCCGTCACGTTGATGGAGATGCCGTCGTCGCTCGATTCGCCGAACCCGGCACTGAGGATGCGCGTGAGCGCGTCCTCAACGCTCTCGTCGGTTTCGGTGTAGTCGTCGGACTCGACTTCGATGACGAACCCGGTGGTGATGTTCGGGGCGGTCGGGAGGAAAATCACGTCGCGGCCGTCCTCGGTCGTTTTGCCGGTCTTGAACGCGGTCATCCGCATCCCGTTCCACGTTTCGATTTTGACCGGCGTCTGGAGTTCTTCAGTCCCGGAAACGGCGGTTTCGACGGCCATCTTCGAAGCGTTGTAGACGACACGGAGACCGGGGAGTCGGTTCACCAAGTTGTCGAGCACTTCCTCGATGACGTCGCCGAAGGCGGTCCGCCCGAGGTAGCCGATCGAGAGGACGAGAAGGAAGAACACGACCAACGTGAGCAGCACGCGCAACGGGCGGTACTCGATGGGGACTGGCACCGCCGCGAGTTGGTTGTAGATGACGGCGACGATGTAGGCAGTTACGATGAGTGGCAGGAGAACGATGAGTCCGCTCGCGATATCCCGTTTCAGCGCGGCCATGTAGTGTCTCGGGATTTTTGTCCCACCTACGTTTAATTGACGATTGCCCGAACCGCGAACGCGAGGTTCTCCTTGCGTTCCGCTACCCGACGGTAGAAGTACGACAGCCACCGCGAACCGTACGGGGCGTACTGATACACGTCGAACTCGCGCGCGAGTTCGAACTGGGCGTCCTCGCGGACTCCCATCAACATCTGTATCTCGAAGTCCGTCCCGTACTCGTCGTGGAGGCCGCGTGCGTGTTCTATCATCGCCGGGTCGTGACTCCCCACGGCGACGCCGCCGTCGAACGCCCGGAACAGGTACCCGAGGTGGTCGCGGTAGGCCTCGTTGACCCGTTGGTGGTCGGTGTAGGCTATCTCGGCGGGTTCGTCGTAGGCCCCCTTGACCAGTCGCACCTTCCCCGGCAAGCCCGCGAGTCGTTCGAGGTCCGCGCGGGTCCGCCGGAGGTTCGCCTGCAGGCAGACGCCGACGGTGCCGCCGTGTCGCCGCGTCTCCGCCTCGAAGGCGTCGAGCGTCGCGTCCGTCGTCGTGTGGTCCTCCATGTCTATCCAGACGAACACGCCTGCCTCGTCGGCGCGGTCCACGACACGCGAGAGCGTGCGGCGAAAGGTGTCCGCGCCGGCGTCGAGGCCAAGTTGCGACGGTTTGACCGAGACGCAGGCGTCGAGGTCCGTCCGCCCGATGTCGCCGACCAGTCGCTCGTAGGTGTCGGCGTCCGCGCCGGCCCGCTCGGGGCGGTCGTAGTGTTCGCCCAGCAGGTTGAGAATCGCACCGACGCCCCGGTCGTTCAGCCGTCGGGCGCGTTCCAGTGCGGCGGCGTCGGACTCACCGGCGACGAACCGACTCGCTATCGGCGGGAGCATACTGGATGTAAGTCCCCTGTCATCCTGAGTCTGTTGCCCGCAAGGCGGGGCGATTAAGGGAGCGGAACGTGACTCCCCGGCATGGACATCGTCGGGGTACTCGCGGTGGCGTTCTGGGTCATGCTGCCCGCCTACGTCCCCAACAACGCCGCCGTCCTCGTCGGCGGCGGTCCGCCCATCGACGGCGGCCGGACGTGGCACGGGCGTCGGCTGTTGGGGGACGGCAAGACGTGGCGGGGGACCGTCGGGGGCATCGCCGCGGGTGTCGTCCTCGCGCTCGCGCTGAACGCGATTCGGACGGCCGTCGGCGGGCCGTTGGCCGGGCTTCCGGCGTTTCCGGCGGCCGCCGTCGTCGCACTCCCGACGGGGGCGTTGCTCGGTGACATCGCGGCGTCGTTTCTCAAGCGGCGAACGGGACGCGAACGCGGCGCGGCCTTCCCCGGCCTCGACCAGTTGGACCTCGTGGTCGGGTCCCTCGCCCTGACTGCCGTGGCCGCCCCGGGGTGGGTCCTCGCGACGTTCACGCCCCCGGTTCTCGTGACCGTGCTGGTCGTGACGCCCGTCCTCCACGTCAGTACGAACCTGCTCGCGTACAAACTCTCGCTGAAGAGCGAGCCGTGGTGAGGAAGAGCGCACGGCACGGCACCGGTGGGTGACGAAGGTGCGGCCTCGCAGTGGCGAACTGGTGTGCTTTTCACCCCTGACCGACGAGGGGGAGGTATGACTACTCGCGGCGGGACGCTCAGGCTGGCGACCCGGGGGTCCGACCTCGCACTCCGGCAGGCGGCGACCGTCAAGGAGGCACTCGACGGGCGGCGTCACGCGGTCGAACTCGTGGAGGTCGAGACGACGGGCGACCAGTTGCAGGACGAACTCATCCACCGGCTCGGGAAGACCGGGGCGTTCGTCCGGGCACTCGACGAGGAGGTCATCGACGGTGACCTCGACGCGGCGGTACACTCCATGAAAGACATGCCAACCGAGATGCCGGCGGCGTTGGTCGTCGCGGGCGTTCCGGAACGCGCCACGGCCGTGGACGTGTTGGTCACGCCCGACGGGACGGCCCTGGCGGACCTGCCCGAGGGCGCGACGGTCGGCACGTCCAGCCTCCGGCGGCAGGCACAGCTGTTGGCCGAGCGGCCGGACCTCGACGTGCAACCGCTCCGGGGCAACGTCGACACGCGCATCGAGAAACTGCTCGCGCCCACACTCCAGCAGGAACACGAACGCCGCCTCGACGCCGCGGAGGGCGAGGCGGACGCGGCGACGTTCGAGCGGTCGCTCGAGGAGTGGTTCGACGGCCTCCGTGAAATCGAGCGGACTGCACTCGAACGGGAGGTTGAGACGGCGTACGACGGCATCGTCCTCGCCGAGGCGGGACTCGAACGGGCGGGCCTGCTCCACCACGTCGAGACCGAGCGACTCCCAGCCGACCAGTTCGTCCCCGCACCGGGGCAGGGCGCGCTGGCGGTGACGGCACTCGACGGCGACCTCGCGGAGTCGATACGCGGCACGCTCGACCACGCGCCGACCCGGACCGCGACCACCGTCGAACGAACGGTCCTCGACGAACTCGGCGGCGGCTGTGTGGCTCCCATCGGCGTCAACGCCGTCGTGCAGGGGAGCGTCGTCCACACGGCCGTCCGAGTGCTGAGCCGTGACGGTGAGGAGGAAGTGCGGGCCACGCGTGACTTGCCGGTCGAACACCACCGGCGTGCGGCCCGCGACATGGCGGCCGAGCTGGCCGACGAGGGCGCGGCGGACCTCATCGCGGCGGCGAAACGTGCGGAACCG
This genomic window contains:
- a CDS encoding DUF502 domain-containing protein, with amino-acid sequence MAALKRDIASGLIVLLPLIVTAYIVAVIYNQLAAVPVPIEYRPLRVLLTLVVFFLLVLSIGYLGRTAFGDVIEEVLDNLVNRLPGLRVVYNASKMAVETAVSGTEELQTPVKIETWNGMRMTAFKTGKTTEDGRDVIFLPTAPNITTGFVIEVESDDYTETDESVEDALTRILSAGFGESSDDGISINVTDELTGDGEQTDGDATAEDGTGAPEADDD
- a CDS encoding proline dehydrogenase family protein, whose translation is MLPPIASRFVAGESDAAALERARRLNDRGVGAILNLLGEHYDRPERAGADADTYERLVGDIGRTDLDACVSVKPSQLGLDAGADTFRRTLSRVVDRADEAGVFVWIDMEDHTTTDATLDAFEAETRRHGGTVGVCLQANLRRTRADLERLAGLPGKVRLVKGAYDEPAEIAYTDHQRVNEAYRDHLGYLFRAFDGGVAVGSHDPAMIEHARGLHDEYGTDFEIQMLMGVREDAQFELAREFDVYQYAPYGSRWLSYFYRRVAERKENLAFAVRAIVN
- the hemC gene encoding hydroxymethylbilane synthase, whose amino-acid sequence is MTTRGGTLRLATRGSDLALRQAATVKEALDGRRHAVELVEVETTGDQLQDELIHRLGKTGAFVRALDEEVIDGDLDAAVHSMKDMPTEMPAALVVAGVPERATAVDVLVTPDGTALADLPEGATVGTSSLRRQAQLLAERPDLDVQPLRGNVDTRIEKLLAPTLQQEHERRLDAAEGEADAATFERSLEEWFDGLREIERTALEREVETAYDGIVLAEAGLERAGLLHHVETERLPADQFVPAPGQGALAVTALDGDLAESIRGTLDHAPTRTATTVERTVLDELGGGCVAPIGVNAVVQGSVVHTAVRVLSRDGEEEVRATRDLPVEHHRRAARDMAAELADEGAADLIAAAKRAEPDEAKREDS
- a CDS encoding CDP-2,3-bis-(O-geranylgeranyl)-sn-glycerol synthase, translating into MDIVGVLAVAFWVMLPAYVPNNAAVLVGGGPPIDGGRTWHGRRLLGDGKTWRGTVGGIAAGVVLALALNAIRTAVGGPLAGLPAFPAAAVVALPTGALLGDIAASFLKRRTGRERGAAFPGLDQLDLVVGSLALTAVAAPGWVLATFTPPVLVTVLVVTPVLHVSTNLLAYKLSLKSEPW
- a CDS encoding branched-chain amino acid transaminase, whose amino-acid sequence is MGFDEMDVDTIWLDGEFVDWEDAQVHVLTHGLHYGTGVFEGARCYDTENGPAMFRWEEHLDRLYQSGQPYDIEIPFDREELTDATVELIQRQDLDSCYIRPVAFYGYNELGLNPSNCPVQVAIAVWPWGAYLGEEALEEGVDVAVSSWRKYSSSQIPTNAKTTGPYVNSVLASLEAKDNGYTEAILLNKEGNVAEGPGENIFLVRDGEIYTTGLAESILDGITRQTVITLAEDLGYTVHDGATISRGELYTADELFFSGTAAEVTPIRTVDDTEIGAGTKGPVTDEIQSKFFEVIDRRTDEYEDWFHYV